Proteins encoded together in one Salmo trutta unplaced genomic scaffold, fSalTru1.1, whole genome shotgun sequence window:
- the LOC115183985 gene encoding dexamethasone-induced protein homolog, whose protein sequence is MFYLGLFFVNVLILYYAFLMEYIVLNVGIVFLPEDMDQALVDLGVLSDPASVPYDTDTELDVFERYLE, encoded by the coding sequence ATGTTTTATCTGGgcctgttttttgtgaacgttttaaTCCTATACTATGCCTTTCTAATGGAATACATCGTCTTGAATGTGGGGATAGTGTTTCTACCGGAAGATATGGACCAGGCGCTGGTGGATCTAGGTGTACTATCTGACCCGGCCTCTGTCCCTTACGACACGGACACAGAACTCGATGTGTTCGAGAGGTACCTGGAGTGA